One Arachis duranensis cultivar V14167 unplaced genomic scaffold, aradu.V14167.gnm2.J7QH unplaced_Scaffold_232525, whole genome shotgun sequence DNA segment encodes these proteins:
- the LOC127744070 gene encoding transcription factor LHW-like, with translation MGFLLKEALKTLCGRNQWSYAVFWKIGCNNSKLLIWEECYYEPLPCSFPQPNFGNGEGSWFSSESHSSQMGIQEEDRVCSLINKMTVNNSVNIAGEGIIGRAAFTGNHQWILFNNFSRDAYPPEVYAEMHHQLSAGMQTVAVIPVLPHGVVQLGSFLPIMENIGFVNDVKSLILQLGCIPGALLSEDYSGSPSIGRALATGGLPVSVKPPAIPSHCIPSVSNGSNEQSNPSHVSRPTVQTLCPIRGEMNNFQGSVLTPKTNNLSQISNGYCQPNATTLIKTNFAGQSENRVVEAEVIPSSRGSCLQQPSVSYNARSAFNGLSSFGQSVPSDCNLKYMEQQMMSVLGNQGHSNPSINASSTLNMSLLKTDGGHILGHNQSSSSASLLAGIPIHGGVSSLLRTSLVTDSGLRTPDVSVGDLSGAQGGGFGVKSDGSSEAGGCSLANFFSHSGSFTVPTEGSDQKLLSVDVKDVHDALPSKPVTTGGQSPDFVQDCVNKHVTGRSMVKNVKQEQVCAQPSSGDDLFDILGADFKNQLLSGNWDKLFAVGSESNTENMDKKPTCMNMQGMNSDYYSASEAISESDIFSGTGTDHLLDAVVSKTKSVMKQNSDDMSCRTTLTSSTCSVPSRAYKPAMPDHIQGGMFGIPKSEGKTGAVENSMRSGCIKDDGGKCSQTSSMFGSQLSSWVENSSKLKLENSVSTGYSKRPDEVCKSNRKRLKPGENPRPRPKDRQMIQDRVKELREIVPNGAKCSIDALLERTIKHMLFLQSVTKHADKLKQTGDSKIISKEGGLLLKDNFEGGATWAYEVGSQSMVCPIIVEDLNHPRQMLVEMLCEERGFFLEIADLIRGLGLTILKGVMEARNDKIWARFAVEANRDITRMEIFMSLVRLLDQTVKGNASSSNAGDKNMMAYQSFPQATQIPATGRPSSLQ, from the exons ATGGGGTTTTTGCTGAAAGAAGCTTTAAAGACTCTGTGCGGTCGGAATCAGTGGTCTTATGCTGTGTTCTGGAAGATCGGATGCAACAATTCAAA ACTATTGATCTGGGAAGAATGTTATTATGAACCATTGCCATGTTCTTTCCCACAACCAAATTTTGGGAATGGAGAAGGAAGCTGGTTTTCTTCTGAGTCTCACTCGTCTCAGATGGGGATCCAAGAGGAGGACAGAGTTTGTTCTTTGATTAACAAAATGACAGTGAATAATTCAGTCAATATCGCAGGTGAAGG AATAATTGGACGTGCTGCATTTACTGGCAACCATCAGTGGATTCTTTTCAACAATTTCAGTAGAGATGCATATCCACCTGAG GTATATGCTGAGATGCATCACCAACTTTCAGCTGGAATGCAG ACTGTTGCAGTGATTCCTGTGCTTCCCCATGGGGTTGTTCAACTTGGATCTTTCTTGCCA ATAATGGAGAATATTGGGTTTGTAAATGATGTAAAGAGCTTGATCTTGCAACTTGGATGCATTCCCGGTGCCCTTCTATCGGAAGATTATTCAGGAAGTCCTTCCATTGGAAGAGCACTTGCTACTGGTGGCTTGCCTGTCTCTGTCAAACCACCTGCAATTCCCTCACATTGCATTCCATCAGTATCTAATGGTTCAAATGAGCAAAGTAACCCATCTCATGTTTCAAGGCCAACTGTTCAAACACTCTGTCCTATAAGGGGAGAAATGAATAACTTCCAAGGTTCAGTATTGACTCCCAAAACTAATAACCTGAGCCAGATATCAAATGGTTATTGCCAACCAAATGCTACTACATTGATTAAAACAAACTTTGCTGGCCAAAGTGAGAATAGGGTTGTGGAGGCTGAAGTGATACCCTCAAGCAGAGGTTCATGCCTACAGCAGCCTTCTGTTTCATATAATGCAAGATCTGCATTCAATGGCTTATCCAGTTTCGGTCAATCAGTTCCAAGCGATTGCAATCTAAAATATATGGAGCAACAAATGATGTCAGTCCTTGGGAATCAAGGTCACAGTAATCCTAGTATAAATGCATCAAGTACATTAAACATGTCTCTACTAAAGACAGATGGAGGCCATATACTTGGTCACAATCAAAGTTCTAGCAGTGCTTCATTACTTGCTGGAATACCAATACATGGTGGGGTGAGTAGTCTTTTGAGGACAAGTCTTGTTACTGATTCTGGTTTAAGAACTCCAGATGTGTCCGTTGGTGATTTATCCGGAGCACAAGGCGGTGGGTTTGGAGTTAAAAGTGATGGTTCAAGTGAAGCAGGTGGTTGTTCTCTGGCTAATTTTTTCAGTCATTCAGGTTCCTTTACTGTGCCTACGGAAGGTTCTGATCAGAAGCTTCTCTCTGTAGATGTGAAGGATGTTCATGACGCTTTACCTTCAAAGCCTGTGACTACCGGAGGTCAAAGCCCTGATTTTGTCCAAGATTGTGTTAATAAACATGTTACTGGTCGATCTATGGTGAAGAATGTTAAACAAGAACAAGTTTGTGCTCAACCGTCATCAGGTGATGATCTGTTTGATATTCTAGGAGCAGATTTCAAAAACCAACTTCTGAGTGGAAACTGGGATAAGTTGTTTGCTGTTGGATCTGAATCTAATACAGAAAATATGGATAAAAAGCCAACATGTATGAATATGCAGGGTATGAACTCTGATTATTACTCTGCAAGTGAAGCAATATCAGAGAGTGACATTTTTTCTGGGACAGGCACAGACCACCTCTTGGATGCTGTGGTTTCAAAGACCAAATCTGTCATGAAACAGAATTCTGATGACATGTCTTGCAGGACAACTTTGACAAGTAGTACCTGTTCAGTTCCCTCTCGTGCCTACAAGCCGGCTATGCCTGATCATATCCAGGGTGGGATGTTTGGTATTCCTAAGAGTGAGGGTAAAACAGGTGCTGTTGAAAATTCCATGAGGTCTGGATGTATTAAGGACGACGGTGGAAAGTGTTCCCAAACTTCTTCTATGTTTGGGTCCCAACTTAGTTCATGGGTTGAAAATAGTAGCAAGCTTAAGCTTGAAAATAGTGTTTCGACTGGATACTCCAAGCGACCTGATGAAGTTTGCAAATCGAATCGCAAAAGGCTTAAACCGGGAGAGAATCCTAGGCCTCGACCTAAGGATCGCCAAATGATTCAAGATCGTGTAAAAGAGTTACGGGAAATTGTGCCAAATGGAGCAAAG TGTAGCATAGATGCACTTCTGGAACGTACCATCAAGCATATGCTTTTTTTGCAGAGTGTGACAAAGCATGCTGACAAGCTGAAACAAACTGGGGATTCAAAG ATTATCAGCAAGGAAGGTGGACTGCTTTTGAAAGACAACTTTGAGGGAGGGGCTACATGGGCATACGAGGTTGGCTCACAATCAATGGTTTGCCCTATTATAGTTGAGGATCTGAACCATCCTCGTCAGATGCTAGTGGAG ATGCTTTGCGAGGAACGAGGTTTCTTTCTGGAAATAGCTGATTTAATCAGAGGATTAGGCTTAACTATACTAAAGGGGGTAATGGAAGCAAGAAATGACAAAATCTGGGCTCGTTTCGCCGTTGAG GCGAATAGGGACATAACAAGGATGGAAATATTTATGTCGCTGGTTCGGCTTTTGGACCAAACGGTGAAGGGAAATGCGTCTTCATCGAATGCAGGTGACAAGAACATGATGGCATATCAATCTTTTCCGCAAGCTACCCAGATTCCGGCAACTGGTAGGCCTAGTAGTTTGCAATGA